Proteins from a genomic interval of Rosa chinensis cultivar Old Blush chromosome 2, RchiOBHm-V2, whole genome shotgun sequence:
- the LOC112189267 gene encoding putative UDP-rhamnose:rhamnosyltransferase 1, translating to MSFETESKKLHIAFFPWLAFGHIIPFLEFAKHIAQRGHRVSFISTPRNIQRLPKIPPNLASSIDLVQIPLSHVENLPENAEATMDVTVDLIPYLKIAHDGLEAGISNFLETHTPDWIINDFTPYWLPALAIKLGISRAQFSILNASALCFFGPTSPDQINRYGLRKLPKQFTVTPQWIPFPSKQFMKPFETKRMFHAVKPKYASDSDSGVNDWVRMTSTIQGCQVYFVRTCREIEGEWLDLLQDLHQKPVVLPAGLLPPQLQQQRSEDQEDPRIAEWLDKQEKGTVVYVAFGSEVNLSQEEFSELALGLELSGFPFFWALRKSPHSEDGDSVKLPDGFVDRINGRGVVWTTWAPQLKILSHESIGGFLTHCGWGSVIEGLHYGRPLIMFPVLYDQGLNARFWDKKVGIEVPRDEENGSFTRNTVAESLRLVVKDEEGKAYRDVAKEYSGLFGDKDLHDRYMDKCVEYLENKVTNV from the coding sequence ATGAGCTTTGAGACAGAGTCCAAGAAGCTTCACATAGCCTTCTTTCCATGGCTAGCTTTTGGTCACATAATCCCATTTCTCGAGTTTGCCAAACACATTGCTCAAAGAGGTCATCGTGTTTCCTTCATATCAACCCCAAGAAACATCCAACGCCTCCCAAAAATCCCTCCAAACTTAGCATCTTCGATCGATTTGGTCCAAATCCCACTTTCCCACGTCGAAAACCTTCCCGAAAACGCAGAGGCCACCATGGATGTAACAGTTGACCTAATCCCCTACCTCAAAATAGCTCACGATGGACTTGAAGCTGGTATTTCCAACTTCCTCGAGACTCACACTCCGGATTGGATTATTAACGACTTTACCCCTTACTGGCTACCAGCACTAGCTATCAAACTAGGCATCTCACGAGCCCAGTTCAGTATTCTCAACGCCTCAGCTCTATGTTTCTTTGGACCAACATCACCGGACCAAATAAACCGCTATGGTCTTAGAAAACTGCCCAAGCAATTCACTGTCACTCCCCAATGGATTCCCTTTCCTTCGAAACAGTTTATGAAGCCTTTCGAGACCAAGAGAATGTTCCATGCTGTGAAACCAAAGTATGCTTCTGATTCTGATTCCGGGGTTAACGATTGGGTTCGTATGACCTCAACTATTCAAGGTTGTCAGGTCTATTTTGTTCGAACCTGTAGAGAGATCGAAGGGGAGtggcttgatttgcttcaagaCCTCCACCAAAAACCTGTAGTGCTTCCGGCCGGTCTGCTCCCACCGCAGTTACAACAACAGAGGAGTGAAGATCAAGAAGACCCTAGAATCGCTGAGTGGTTGGATAAGCAGGAGAAGGGGACTGTGGTTTATGTGGCATTTGGAAGTGAGGTTAATCTAAGTCAAGAAGAATTCTCGGAATTGGCTCTTGGGTTAGAGCTTTCTGGGTTTCCTTTCTTTTGGGCATTGAGGAAATCACCACATAGTGAGGATGGTGACTCGGTGAAGTTACCGGATGGGTTTGTGGACCGAATAAATGGTCGTGGCGTTGTCTGGACAACTTGGGCTCCTCAGCTCAAAATATTGTCCCACGAGTCGATTGGCGGTTTCTTGACTCACTGTGGTTGGGGTTCCGTCATAGAAGGTCTGCATTATGGACGTCCTCTTATCATGTTTCCAGTCTTATATGATCAAGGGCTTAATGCTAGGTTTTGGGACAAGAAGGTTGGGATTGAGGTACCGAGAGACGAAGAGAATGGATCGTTTACCAGGAACACGGTGGCTGAGTCACTGCGTCTGGTTGTCAAGGATGAGGAGGGGAAGGCTTACAGAGATGTTGCCAAAGAGTACAGTGGGTTATTTGGAGACAAGGACCTTCATGACAGATACATGGACAAATGCGTGGAGTATTTGGAAAACAAAGTGACTAATGTTTGA
- the LOC112185892 gene encoding uncharacterized protein LOC112185892 isoform X4 gives MFSCGRIRSYQEVDNCTMLVLISFVSLARLIPAYTESISNSALQQLISRETNLLQSQILKKVKIAFDLPIVTNVHEFIQCEEVGKLSCRYHSDSCIFMPSDSLSCMVDLAGKDGIAKVGCQEVFICNKARFCSNEAMRAAKLAKLDSLSKFLDVYC, from the exons ATGTTTTCCTGTGGAAGGATAAGAAGCTATCAGGAGGTTGATAATTGCACAATGTTAGTCTTAATTAGTTTTGTTAGTTTAGCAAGATTGATACCTGCATATACTGAAAGTATCAGCAATTCAGCATTGCAGCAGCTCATCTCAAGAGAAACAAATCTGCTCCAAAGTCAA ATCCTTAAGAAGGTTAAAATAGCTTTTGACCTCCCTATAGTTACAAATGTACACGAGTTTATACAG TGCGAAGAAGTTGGCAAATTAAGTTGCAGATATCATTCAGATTCCTGCATTTTTATGCCGTCAG ACTCGCTCAGCTGTATGGTAGACTTAGCAGGAAAAGATGGCATTGCGAAGGTTGGGTGTCAGGAAGTGTTTATATGCAATAAAGCAAGGTTTTGttccaatgaggccatgagagcagcaaagcttgcaaagctagactccttaagtaaatttctggatgtataTTGCTAG
- the LOC112185892 gene encoding 2-dehydro-3-deoxyphosphooctonate aldolase 2 isoform X3, which produces MFSCGRIRSYQEHCSSSSQEKQICSKVKVGLPLVFKSSFDKANRTTSKSFRGPGMVEGLKILKKVKIAFDLPIVTNVHEFIQCEEVGKLSCRYHSDSCIFMPSDSLSCMVDLAGKDGIAKVGCQEVFICNKARFCSNEAMRAAKLAKLDSLSKFLDVYC; this is translated from the exons ATGTTTTCCTGTGGAAGGATAAGAAGCTATCAGGAG CATTGCAGCAGCTCATCTCAAGAGAAACAAATCTGCTCCAAAGTCAA AGTTGGATTGCCACTGGTGTTCAAGTCAAGCTTTGACAAAGCTAACCGTACAACCTCAAAATCATTCCGGGGCCCTGGCATGGTTGAAGGGTTAAAG ATCCTTAAGAAGGTTAAAATAGCTTTTGACCTCCCTATAGTTACAAATGTACACGAGTTTATACAG TGCGAAGAAGTTGGCAAATTAAGTTGCAGATATCATTCAGATTCCTGCATTTTTATGCCGTCAG ACTCGCTCAGCTGTATGGTAGACTTAGCAGGAAAAGATGGCATTGCGAAGGTTGGGTGTCAGGAAGTGTTTATATGCAATAAAGCAAGGTTTTGttccaatgaggccatgagagcagcaaagcttgcaaagctagactccttaagtaaatttctggatgtataTTGCTAG
- the LOC112185892 gene encoding 2-dehydro-3-deoxyphosphooctonate aldolase 2 isoform X1: MLLGLMWLMFSCGRIRSYQEHCSSSSQEKQICSKVKVGLPLVFKSSFDKANRTTSKSFRGPGMVEGLKILKKVKIAFDLPIVTNVHEFIQCEEVGKLSCRYHSDSCIFMPSDSLSCMVDLAGKDGIAKVGCQEVFICNKARFCSNEAMRAAKLAKLDSLSKFLDVYC; encoded by the exons ATGTTATTAGGACTGATG TGGCTGATGTTTTCCTGTGGAAGGATAAGAAGCTATCAGGAG CATTGCAGCAGCTCATCTCAAGAGAAACAAATCTGCTCCAAAGTCAA AGTTGGATTGCCACTGGTGTTCAAGTCAAGCTTTGACAAAGCTAACCGTACAACCTCAAAATCATTCCGGGGCCCTGGCATGGTTGAAGGGTTAAAG ATCCTTAAGAAGGTTAAAATAGCTTTTGACCTCCCTATAGTTACAAATGTACACGAGTTTATACAG TGCGAAGAAGTTGGCAAATTAAGTTGCAGATATCATTCAGATTCCTGCATTTTTATGCCGTCAG ACTCGCTCAGCTGTATGGTAGACTTAGCAGGAAAAGATGGCATTGCGAAGGTTGGGTGTCAGGAAGTGTTTATATGCAATAAAGCAAGGTTTTGttccaatgaggccatgagagcagcaaagcttgcaaagctagactccttaagtaaatttctggatgtataTTGCTAG
- the LOC112185892 gene encoding uncharacterized protein LOC112185892 isoform X2 — protein sequence MLLGLMWLMFSCGRIRSYQEVDNCTMLVLISFVSLARLIPAYTESISNSALQQLISRETNLLQSQILKKVKIAFDLPIVTNVHEFIQCEEVGKLSCRYHSDSCIFMPSDSLSCMVDLAGKDGIAKVGCQEVFICNKARFCSNEAMRAAKLAKLDSLSKFLDVYC from the exons ATGTTATTAGGACTGATG TGGCTGATGTTTTCCTGTGGAAGGATAAGAAGCTATCAGGAGGTTGATAATTGCACAATGTTAGTCTTAATTAGTTTTGTTAGTTTAGCAAGATTGATACCTGCATATACTGAAAGTATCAGCAATTCAGCATTGCAGCAGCTCATCTCAAGAGAAACAAATCTGCTCCAAAGTCAA ATCCTTAAGAAGGTTAAAATAGCTTTTGACCTCCCTATAGTTACAAATGTACACGAGTTTATACAG TGCGAAGAAGTTGGCAAATTAAGTTGCAGATATCATTCAGATTCCTGCATTTTTATGCCGTCAG ACTCGCTCAGCTGTATGGTAGACTTAGCAGGAAAAGATGGCATTGCGAAGGTTGGGTGTCAGGAAGTGTTTATATGCAATAAAGCAAGGTTTTGttccaatgaggccatgagagcagcaaagcttgcaaagctagactccttaagtaaatttctggatgtataTTGCTAG
- the LOC112185892 gene encoding 2-dehydro-3-deoxyphosphooctonate aldolase isoform X5, protein MLLGLMWLMFSCGRIRSYQEHCSSSSQEKQICSKVKVGLPLVFKSSFDKANRTTSKSFRGPGMVEGLKILKKVKIAFDLPIVTNVHEFIQCEEVGKLSCRYHSDSCIFMPSEELDNPWLLKLELSLPKVTL, encoded by the exons ATGTTATTAGGACTGATG TGGCTGATGTTTTCCTGTGGAAGGATAAGAAGCTATCAGGAG CATTGCAGCAGCTCATCTCAAGAGAAACAAATCTGCTCCAAAGTCAA AGTTGGATTGCCACTGGTGTTCAAGTCAAGCTTTGACAAAGCTAACCGTACAACCTCAAAATCATTCCGGGGCCCTGGCATGGTTGAAGGGTTAAAG ATCCTTAAGAAGGTTAAAATAGCTTTTGACCTCCCTATAGTTACAAATGTACACGAGTTTATACAG TGCGAAGAAGTTGGCAAATTAAGTTGCAGATATCATTCAGATTCCTGCATTTTTATGCCGTCAG AAGAGTTGGACAATCCTTGGTTGCTAAAACTGGAGCTCTCTCTGCCAAAAGTTACTCTCTGA
- the LOC112185892 gene encoding 2-dehydro-3-deoxyphosphooctonate aldolase isoform X6 produces the protein MLLGLMWLMFSCGRIRSYQEHCSSSSQEKQICSKVKVGLPLVFKSSFDKANRTTSKSFRGPGMVEGLKILKKVKIAFDLPIVTNVHEFIQCEEVGKLSCRYHSDSCIFMPSELDNPWLLKLELSLPKVTL, from the exons ATGTTATTAGGACTGATG TGGCTGATGTTTTCCTGTGGAAGGATAAGAAGCTATCAGGAG CATTGCAGCAGCTCATCTCAAGAGAAACAAATCTGCTCCAAAGTCAA AGTTGGATTGCCACTGGTGTTCAAGTCAAGCTTTGACAAAGCTAACCGTACAACCTCAAAATCATTCCGGGGCCCTGGCATGGTTGAAGGGTTAAAG ATCCTTAAGAAGGTTAAAATAGCTTTTGACCTCCCTATAGTTACAAATGTACACGAGTTTATACAG TGCGAAGAAGTTGGCAAATTAAGTTGCAGATATCATTCAGATTCCTGCATTTTTATGCCGTCAG AGTTGGACAATCCTTGGTTGCTAAAACTGGAGCTCTCTCTGCCAAAAGTTACTCTCTGA